The sequence below is a genomic window from Pagrus major chromosome 20, Pma_NU_1.0.
TAAAGACTTTATTTTTCTCAGCCAGATTAAGAGTGGAAAACCTGCTGTTAAACCTGAAACTCCCCGTCTTAAATAGGTGCTACTCACATACCAACATTTCCTTAGTGTGAAGTTTTAATGGAACATTTCAGTGTCCAATGCCGGTTTAAATGTCACGTCTCAGTACTTTCCACTTAGAAAAGAGTCAACACACTGAATCTTTGTTAACCTTTAGATATTTTTCCcaagaaaatgaacaaatataACAATGTATTTATGCACAACATGAGTCATTTGAAGCTTTGGCCAACAGATATCAGCTTGGTCCTGCAGAAATCCAGGGAGGTTTTGTCCATATGGACAAACTTTCAGGGGGTTTCTCCCTCTTTAAGGCCTGGTGAGTGTTGTGTAGATAGGCTGCTCCCAACCAGAGGGAGGACTGTGTGCAGGTGGTGCCAAAGCCAGGCTGTTGATAAGCGGCGTGGCGTAAGGCCTGCGAGAGGAGTGAAAGTACGGGTACTGATACAGATGGGGAGGATAACCGGGGAAGGCACTGTAGAAACTGGAGCTTTGGAGGTCAGTGTAGTCAGACTGGCCGGTGGAGGATGAGGACGAAGTGGAGGGAGGGCAGATGCCCGAACCGAGGGAGGTGTACTCAGattgtggtggtggaggagtgGAGGTGCAGGAGCTGCTGTAGTGACCTGGGCTCATCTGCTCAGTTTTAATCTGAGGTTTTTGGCTAGAGTCCTCTTGGATCCCGTGAACGTCACGACCGGAAGAGGATGGCGACATTCCAGTGGAAATCGTACATTTGGGTGTCCAAGTGGGAATGCTGTGGGTGTGAGAGTGGACGCTGGGTAGGATGAAGGGTCCAGAAGGATTGTTATGTCCGTGGCTGGTGTCTGGTGGGGTTAGAACAGTGGAGCCGTGGCTGTTGGGAGGGAGGTACTGGTCAAATTCGTGGACGTCGAATCCGTCGATGGTGCTGATGACGTCGGTGCTGAGCTCTGAGATGTCCACATTACTGAAGTCAATGTTCTGACGGGTGGTGGGAGGAACAGAGCCGGTGATGCTGTCCAGAGGCCGGTGGCCGTCATGTTTGTTCCCCATGTGAAGGTCGGTTTTAGGGGTAGTTGGAGGTGTTGGAGGTCCATGAGACTGACCTGGAAACCAAAAccatattattataatatttatgtgctgaatcaaaaaaatgtaatcaaaattGAAGATTTATCAGTAATGTCACCTGTCCTGTCTGGATGGTAATGATGGTGCACTTCCCCTACGCCAGCCAGCCTGGCCACGCCTGGTTCTGTCTTATACAGGCcatgctgatgctgctgctggatcaGTCCCAGTCTACAGTCCCCCTGTCCTGGTTTGGTGCTCTTGCGTCTCCGAGGCTGGTACTTGTAGTCTGGGTAGTCTTTCTTGTGTTGCATCCTCAGCCTCTCGGCCTCCTCGATGAAGGGACGCTTCTCTGATTCAGAGAGAAGTCTGAGGACGAGAGGAATGGGTTATCAGGTTTTTGACGGTCCTTTTAAATACCAACAACTACGCTGGCGATGTTCATTCTAAAATGGATACACACGTCGCAATATGTGTTGTGTTCTGTATTGAAAAGCCAAAAGTGTTAGCATTTTCAACAAtaccagacaggaagtgaccgATTAGAAGCACTCTTAACACTTAattttgcaacattttttttttatcccatttAACCCTTTAAGGCactggcttttttaaaaaaaacttgcaatgttaaagagtGTGGGAAAAGATTCCTGTGTTTGTCCTTTTATTCGgctctgcaccaaaagttattggggtttattctgggccaagacgCATCTTCCATCCAGATTTCGTGGAAAAACCttgtgtagtttttgtgtaatcctgctgacaaaccaactgacAAGCGGACATGGGTCAAACCTCCTTAgtgtaacaacaacaaacacacatgttttgtttttgtcattatgaAATGTTTCAAAACCATTGAATATCAGAGTTTCTTTTCTGAAATGtattaatacaaatattttaagcAAAGCTTCTCAAGTTTCATGTTAATACTGTACTTTATATCTTACACACAAGCTGCTATAGGTTCTCATAGACACGTACTATACCAAAATTAGTCCGCACAGTAATCACAAATCACAGTCACCTGCTTGTGATCATTGGATTATAAGCAATTGCGCACATCAATACCCTCACTGATGTGGTCAAAGATTTTAGAGCCTCCATCAGCTTTTGGGAGGTTGTAGcacctctcctcttttctccagcCCTGAAGGCAAGGGTATTTCAGAGAAGTGCATCACTAGTGAGGCTTCCCAAATTGAAAATTGGTCGAGGACTGTCTGAGGGGCAGGGCTGAAAAAAAGGCCACCATCAAGTGGGGCACCATTGGCAAGAAAGTTGTAATGTATTTTGAACTACTCACCATTTAAAAGCATGCAGGGGTCAACCTAATTTTGTGACAGaaatagttttttaaaatttctccTCAGTTGTCAGATTTccaattttttaaagaaattcatATCCCGAATGTTTGCTTGGAAACACTAATGGTTCTGATGGTTTACATCCAAGTCTAACTCATTAGTTAAAGATGAGGGTCTCTTGTTGAGCTCCAGTACCCACCGCCACAGTTTGCCGAGCGTCTTGCTCAGCTCGGCGTTGTGCAGATGAGGATACTGGTCCGCCAGCTTCTTCCTCGCTGCCTGAGCCCAAACCATGAACGCGTTCATCGGCCGTTTCACGTGAGGTTTGCTCTTCAGGCCTCTCTCGCCTTGAGAGGGCATCGGCACCAGCGACCAGTCGTAACCTTTCAGCACCTGTGACACTGCGTCGCGGATGCAGGCGGGGAAGCGCTCATCCTCAACGCTGCTCTCCGGTTTGCGCGTAATCCCAGGCTGGCGCGCTGCCTCCTCTGACCCTAACGGAGAGGTTGGGGACTCTGAATCAGATCCATGCTGGGACATGGAGCTGTCGCTGCCGGCTGGACTGCGCGGATGGTCTGCCACAGACTTCTCTTCTGTCATTCTTGGCGCGTAAAAGTTGCCAGAAGGTGTCTGACGGATTCCCGAAGAACTCTCCAAGTGCGTAAATGCGCACGCTTTTGTAGGAAAACTGTTTGGCCCTAAAatctaaaaagtaaaaagtaaaatcccAGATATACTGTCTTAAACTTCTCATTCATCTCCGcactctcctccacagccaGGTAAAGTTTGACGCGCCTCTGTTTTCTTTTCGCACTACAACTCTCTTCAGAACACGCATCTCTCCACCCCTCGTGTCCTACTGGCTTCTGCAACGCAGAGTTCCTCCTAGTTTGGCATCACGAAGCAGGATGAGGCGTATTATTGTGAGTCAATATTACATTtggcatttaaaacaaaatgttatgaTGGTTTGGATATTAGTCTACGCAGTATAAGACAGACTTTGTATGACTGGATTCGATTTGTCCAAGTTCAAAGGCAGAAATGAAGTaatttacttgaatatttccattttatgctatttTGGAAAATAGACgtccacttcactacatttcagagagaaactGTAAGCTTTCTACTCATATATGCAACAGTTATCTGACGCTAGTGACTatgagctgtatgtgtgtgtgtgtgtgtgtgtctgtctgtctgtatgtatgtgtttaggtatgtatgtttgtctgtctgtctgtatgaatgtatatgtgtgtgtgtgtgtgtggaagtgtatgtatgcatgtgtgtctgtgtctgcgcgcgtgtgtgtgtatatgtatgtatgtgtgtgtgggtgtgtgtatgtgtgtatgtatgtatgtatgtgtgtctggatgcatatgtgtgtgtgtgtgtgtgtatgtatgtgtgtatgtatgtatgtatgtgtgtaggcTATGTAGGCCTATGTGTTACATACTAAACTACCGACAAGTATGAAGAAGTACTTCAAATAAACTCCATCTGAGAAAATACAATATTAAGATGGTGCTTACATATattaatacataatatataataattaagTAATATAATATCAACATTACACCCACGAAGGGGCCATTctgcaatgtgttttttttttttatctagaGCCGTTTCACAACCGCCCAGGTTTTCccttattattgttattattattattattattattattattattattattattattattacagccATTATTGACCTATACGTCCCaagtcaaagaaaacattttacagtcattgttttgttcattAGGCTATTGTTACAACATTACAAGTATTTTTTGTTcggttatttttctgttttttttaaatataaaaacaatataataataataataataataataataataataataataataattcacttCCGCGTCTGTTTAGTCACGTGACTTCGCAGTCTGTGAACATGGCGGCCACCAGTGACAGCTCAGGAAGCTCCGTGAGGAAAAGACGTGTCGACAGCGGTAAGACAGAGACGAAGTGTGCCGACAGCGGTGAA
It includes:
- the LOC141015563 gene encoding transcription factor SOX-8-like, with the translated sequence MTEEKSVADHPRSPAGSDSSMSQHGSDSESPTSPLGSEEAARQPGITRKPESSVEDERFPACIRDAVSQVLKGYDWSLVPMPSQGERGLKSKPHVKRPMNAFMVWAQAARKKLADQYPHLHNAELSKTLGKLWRLLSESEKRPFIEEAERLRMQHKKDYPDYKYQPRRRKSTKPGQGDCRLGLIQQQHQHGLYKTEPGVARLAGVGEVHHHYHPDRTGQSHGPPTPPTTPKTDLHMGNKHDGHRPLDSITGSVPPTTRQNIDFSNVDISELSTDVISTIDGFDVHEFDQYLPPNSHGSTVLTPPDTSHGHNNPSGPFILPSVHSHTHSIPTWTPKCTISTGMSPSSSGRDVHGIQEDSSQKPQIKTEQMSPGHYSSSCTSTPPPPQSEYTSLGSGICPPSTSSSSSTGQSDYTDLQSSSFYSAFPGYPPHLYQYPYFHSSRRPYATPLINSLALAPPAHSPPSGWEQPIYTTLTRP